A genomic region of Dickeya solani IPO 2222 contains the following coding sequences:
- a CDS encoding LysR family transcriptional regulator — MHNSEIRYFMAVVNAGSISAASQQLFVAVSAISRQIQRLETRLGMPLFERSTRGMVLNDAGHILANHVRRSMADMELAMAEIEGMKSARQTTLRVVCTDGLAFNLLPTLLTRFRELHPRVNFYLTVGSARQVPELLRNGECDVALKFSLAPEHGVAVLASFPAPVLVFMAQNHPLANRDFQLADLNAWPVVLPDQSATIRQLFDLSCRMNNVFVEPVFTCNHFSALYEYVRTTPEAVSVCSHFSILCSARRDGLTMKAVNLDQLSQRTLQLQTEMGKPRTAILDSFFTFLKQALQQYDQQCRQDFGLLLR; from the coding sequence ATGCATAACAGCGAAATTCGTTACTTTATGGCGGTGGTGAATGCTGGCTCCATCAGCGCCGCCAGTCAGCAGCTGTTTGTGGCGGTGTCCGCCATCAGCCGGCAGATCCAGCGGCTGGAAACCCGGCTGGGCATGCCGCTGTTTGAGCGCAGCACCCGCGGTATGGTGCTCAACGACGCCGGGCACATTCTGGCTAACCATGTGCGGCGCAGTATGGCCGACATGGAACTGGCGATGGCGGAGATCGAAGGCATGAAATCGGCGCGTCAGACCACCTTGCGGGTGGTCTGCACCGACGGGCTGGCTTTCAATCTGCTGCCTACCTTGCTGACGCGCTTTCGTGAGCTGCATCCTCGCGTCAATTTTTACCTGACGGTCGGCAGCGCCCGGCAGGTGCCGGAACTGCTGCGTAACGGCGAGTGCGATGTCGCCCTCAAGTTCAGCCTGGCGCCGGAACATGGCGTGGCGGTGCTGGCATCGTTTCCTGCGCCGGTGCTGGTGTTCATGGCGCAAAACCATCCGCTGGCCAATCGGGATTTTCAGCTGGCGGACCTCAACGCTTGGCCAGTGGTACTGCCGGATCAATCGGCCACCATCCGGCAATTGTTTGACCTCTCCTGCCGGATGAACAACGTCTTTGTCGAGCCGGTGTTCACCTGCAACCATTTCTCCGCCCTGTATGAATATGTACGCACTACGCCGGAGGCGGTCAGCGTGTGCAGTCATTTCTCCATTTTGTGCAGCGCCCGGCGTGATGGTCTGACGATGAAGGCGGTCAATCTGGATCAACTGAGCCAGCGCACCTTGCAGTTGCAAACCGAGATGGGCAAACCCCGCACCGCCATTCTTGATAGCTTTTTTACTTTTCTGAAGCAGGCGTTGCAGCAGTATGACCAGCAATGCCGGCAGGATTTCGGGCTGCTGCTGCGCTGA
- a CDS encoding 1-aminocyclopropane-1-carboxylate deaminase gives MNLEKFPRYPLTFGPSPITPMKRLSEYLGGDVEIYAKREDCNSGLAFGGNKTRKLEYLIPEALAQGCDTLVSIGGVQSNQTRQVAAVAAHLGMKCILVQENWVNYADAVYDRVGNIELSRIMGADVRLDPAGFDIGIRASWQQAMEEAAQNGGKPFPIPAGCSEHPYGGLGFVGFAEEVRQQEKELGFKFDYIVVCSVTGSTQAGMVVGFAADGRSRNVIGIDASAKPEKTKAQILRIAQNTAGLVELGRDITEEDVVLDTRYGGPEYGLPNDGTLEAIRLCGRLEGVLTDPVYEGKSMHGMIDMVRNGEFPKGSKVLYAHLGGAPALSAYSYIFRNG, from the coding sequence ATGAACCTGGAAAAATTTCCGCGTTACCCCTTAACCTTCGGACCGTCGCCGATTACCCCGATGAAACGTCTTAGCGAATATCTGGGCGGCGATGTGGAAATCTATGCCAAACGTGAAGACTGCAACAGCGGTCTGGCGTTCGGCGGCAACAAGACCCGCAAACTGGAGTACCTGATTCCGGAAGCGCTGGCGCAGGGCTGTGACACGTTGGTGTCGATTGGCGGCGTACAGTCCAACCAGACCCGTCAGGTGGCGGCCGTCGCGGCGCATCTGGGCATGAAGTGTATTCTGGTGCAGGAAAACTGGGTGAATTACGCCGACGCGGTGTACGACCGGGTGGGGAATATCGAGCTGTCGCGCATTATGGGTGCCGACGTGCGTCTCGACCCGGCCGGTTTCGACATCGGCATCCGCGCAAGCTGGCAGCAGGCAATGGAAGAAGCGGCGCAGAACGGCGGTAAACCGTTCCCGATCCCGGCCGGCTGCTCCGAGCATCCGTACGGCGGTCTGGGCTTCGTTGGCTTCGCCGAAGAAGTCCGCCAGCAGGAAAAAGAACTGGGCTTCAAATTCGATTACATCGTGGTGTGCTCGGTTACCGGCAGCACTCAGGCGGGCATGGTGGTGGGGTTTGCCGCCGACGGGCGTTCCCGCAACGTGATCGGCATTGATGCCTCCGCCAAGCCGGAAAAAACCAAGGCGCAAATCCTGCGCATCGCGCAGAACACCGCCGGGCTGGTGGAACTGGGCCGCGACATCACCGAAGAAGACGTGGTGCTGGACACCCGCTACGGCGGCCCGGAATACGGCTTGCCGAACGACGGCACGCTGGAAGCCATTCGCCTGTGCGGGCGTCTGGAAGGGGTGCTGACCGACCCGGTGTACGAGGGTAAATCCATGCACGGTATGATCGACATGGTCCGCAACGGCGAATTCCCGAAAGGCTCCAAAGTGCTCTATGCCCACCTCGGCGGCGCCCCGGCGCTGAGCGCTTACAGCTATATTTTCCGTAACGGTTGA
- a CDS encoding Lrp/AsnC family transcriptional regulator — protein sequence MKTKTTADSPDDKNANLDRFDLAILRYLQSDASISNVALAEKVKLSAPACLRRVERLKQVGLIKGYVALLNPQALNVGMVVLIGVVLDRSTPKSFEDFEAAVQKISGCMECHVVTGEFDYILMIRTKDNQSFNKLHAEQLLFLPGVRQIRSFIGLREVLSTTQLVF from the coding sequence ATGAAAACCAAAACCACCGCCGACAGCCCGGACGACAAAAACGCCAATCTTGACCGCTTTGATCTCGCCATCCTGCGTTATCTCCAGTCCGACGCCTCCATCTCCAACGTGGCGCTGGCGGAAAAGGTCAAACTCAGTGCGCCAGCCTGCCTGCGGCGGGTGGAACGGCTGAAACAGGTCGGGTTGATCAAAGGCTATGTCGCGCTGCTGAACCCGCAGGCGCTGAATGTCGGGATGGTGGTGTTAATCGGCGTGGTGCTCGATCGCTCTACCCCGAAAAGTTTTGAAGATTTTGAAGCGGCGGTGCAGAAAATCAGCGGCTGTATGGAGTGCCACGTGGTCACCGGCGAGTTCGATTACATCCTGATGATCCGCACCAAAGACAATCAGAGCTTCAACAAACTGCACGCTGAACAACTGCTGTTCCTGCCGGGCGTACGTCAGATCCGCTCCTTTATCGGCCTGCGGGAAGTGCTGTCGACGACGCAGTTGGTGTTTTAA
- a CDS encoding chorismate mutase: protein MLRTMCLVACLISTSALAAESADLASLVNQRLGYMKDVAGYKAAHHLAIEDLQQEDNVLKASRQQATQYGLDADSVTPFIQAQMDAAKAIQYRYRADWLAVSEKDWQPRPLDEVRAQIAKLNGVLLQQLADTLHKQGGSLSHLNHAAFMHAVTQKNLSEHDKARLFTTLKQAKLQK, encoded by the coding sequence ATGTTACGGACAATGTGTCTGGTAGCCTGCCTGATCAGCACCAGTGCGCTGGCAGCGGAGAGCGCCGATCTGGCATCACTGGTTAACCAACGCCTCGGCTACATGAAAGATGTGGCTGGCTACAAAGCGGCTCATCATCTGGCGATTGAGGATCTGCAACAGGAGGACAACGTACTGAAAGCCAGCCGCCAGCAGGCGACGCAGTACGGGCTGGACGCCGATTCGGTTACGCCGTTCATTCAGGCGCAGATGGATGCCGCCAAGGCAATTCAGTACCGCTACCGCGCCGACTGGCTGGCCGTGTCGGAAAAAGACTGGCAGCCACGCCCGCTGGACGAAGTGCGCGCGCAGATAGCCAAACTGAACGGCGTACTGCTGCAGCAACTCGCCGATACCCTGCACAAACAGGGCGGCAGCCTGAGCCACCTGAATCACGCGGCGTTTATGCACGCCGTGACCCAGAAGAACCTCAGCGAGCACGACAAGGCGCGCCTGTTCACCACCCTGAAGCAGGCCAAATTACAGAAATAA
- a CDS encoding MFS transporter, translating to MSPVLLVFLALVFIADGLMVFLIPVLVYAETQSLTYSGLSYALWWLPRIVLIPALGALIDRWGVRPVSIASDAVKAFGCLLLCLVLHFAEQPLTLALACGLLGAGVSIGNAQTLTAVEKLIAAHSRHIDRDANLLTRLDLLGMVLGPLIGILLYEYGFLTLLHIAATFYLCNAYYFLTSRLFSFTPDPSPENKISSPHPAQKKLFPLLMIIRNPFIILMIALAAGNNMFDGLVESGGAALIENQMGLSVKYFGFIDICAGAAGFLSTLVYGAALSRLSRETLLAAGLGLIVIASLLLTTTLDHLGPFLTFYALGIVGKVFTGNIMRTLRLTLIPYERLASVSSLILMLNQSVLPLMGLFLFLSERYDWPLTRFMHIAIALSLLAGIGLLIALRRKLADTSLSSPRPDHSG from the coding sequence ATGAGTCCGGTTTTGCTTGTTTTTCTTGCATTGGTGTTTATCGCCGATGGTTTGATGGTGTTCCTGATTCCGGTGCTGGTCTATGCCGAAACCCAAAGCCTGACCTACTCCGGTTTGTCTTACGCGTTATGGTGGCTGCCGCGTATCGTGCTGATCCCGGCGCTGGGCGCGCTGATTGATCGCTGGGGTGTCCGCCCCGTTTCTATCGCGTCCGACGCGGTCAAGGCGTTTGGCTGCCTGTTGCTCTGTCTGGTGTTGCATTTTGCCGAACAACCGCTGACGCTGGCGTTAGCCTGCGGGTTGCTGGGCGCCGGGGTGTCCATCGGCAACGCGCAAACCCTCACCGCCGTGGAAAAGCTGATTGCCGCCCATAGCCGCCACATCGATCGAGACGCCAACCTGCTGACCCGGCTGGATTTACTCGGCATGGTGCTGGGGCCGTTGATTGGCATACTGTTGTATGAATACGGTTTTCTGACGCTGCTGCATATCGCCGCCACATTCTATTTATGCAACGCTTATTACTTCCTCACCTCTCGTTTGTTTTCTTTCACCCCGGACCCGTCGCCAGAAAATAAAATCAGTTCGCCTCACCCCGCGCAAAAAAAATTATTCCCGTTACTGATGATAATCAGAAATCCATTTATTATTTTGATGATCGCACTGGCGGCGGGAAATAATATGTTCGATGGGCTGGTCGAGTCCGGCGGTGCCGCACTGATTGAAAATCAGATGGGATTATCAGTGAAATATTTTGGTTTCATTGATATTTGCGCCGGCGCGGCAGGATTTTTATCTACGCTGGTTTACGGCGCGGCGCTCAGTCGCCTGAGCCGGGAAACGCTGCTGGCAGCAGGACTCGGCCTGATTGTCATCGCGTCGCTGCTGCTGACCACCACGCTCGACCACCTGGGGCCGTTTCTGACGTTCTACGCGCTGGGCATCGTTGGTAAAGTCTTCACTGGCAATATCATGCGCACCTTGCGCCTGACGCTGATTCCCTACGAGCGGCTGGCCAGCGTTTCCTCGCTGATCCTGATGCTGAACCAGTCGGTGCTGCCGCTGATGGGCCTGTTCCTGTTTCTGTCCGAACGCTACGACTGGCCGCTGACCCGGTTCATGCATATCGCCATCGCGCTCTCGCTGCTGGCCGGCATCGGGTTGCTGATCGCTCTGCGGCGCAAACTGGCGGACACATCACTGTCATCGCCCCGCCCTGACCACTCCGGATGA
- a CDS encoding HD domain-containing protein has translation MDLLGFEQALSQYVARHLADSVDSAHDHHHLVRVANNARHIQRTEGGDLRVIIAAAWLHDIVLIPKNHPDRSRASRMAAEEAVRILSLDFPDFPCALHPALFHAVEAHSFSAGITAETLEAKIVQDADRLDSLGALGLARVFYVAGMMGRPLFDPQDLFASERELDDRLYTLDHFRVKLMRLPEIMNTAEGKRIAEANASWLVDFLAKLAGEVNGDPTLLDPLVRERFSAWHPWLA, from the coding sequence ATGGATTTACTTGGTTTTGAACAGGCACTCAGTCAGTACGTAGCTCGGCATCTGGCGGATTCCGTGGATAGCGCGCATGATCACCACCATCTGGTGCGGGTGGCGAACAACGCCCGGCATATTCAGCGGACGGAAGGAGGCGACCTGCGGGTGATTATCGCCGCCGCCTGGCTGCATGACATCGTTTTGATCCCGAAAAATCACCCGGATCGCAGCCGGGCCTCGCGTATGGCGGCGGAAGAAGCGGTGCGCATTCTGTCGCTGGATTTCCCCGATTTTCCCTGCGCGCTGCATCCGGCGCTGTTTCATGCGGTTGAGGCGCACAGCTTCAGCGCCGGTATTACGGCGGAAACGCTTGAAGCCAAAATCGTGCAGGATGCCGACCGGCTGGATTCGCTCGGCGCGCTGGGGCTGGCGCGGGTGTTTTATGTGGCGGGCATGATGGGGCGGCCGTTGTTTGATCCGCAGGATCTGTTCGCCAGCGAGCGTGAGCTGGACGATCGCCTCTACACGCTGGATCACTTCCGCGTCAAACTGATGCGCCTGCCGGAAATCATGAATACGGCGGAAGGTAAACGCATTGCCGAAGCCAATGCGTCCTGGCTGGTGGATTTTCTGGCCAAGCTGGCCGGGGAAGTGAATGGCGACCCGACCCTGCTGGATCCGCTAGTTCGCGAGCGATTTAGCGCCTGGCATCCCTGGCTGGCCTGA
- a CDS encoding IclR family transcriptional regulator: MRTVSHGHDKPAGNQSLLRGFLLLEILSNYPNGCPLAHLAGLARLNKSTVHRLLQGLQACGYVTSAPAAGSYRLTTKFITVGQTSLAPPEVIRLIAPPLQALNAATGETVNFSRRDGDYCILIHKLEPITGMLRTRAYLGQQMTLFSSAMGKLFLADNTKDALFSYWARHQPHIRKLTPYTITDPGHMARELEDVRQRKMAFDREEHEVGVSCMAAPVFDAHQRVKYAISLSLSSAKLRQIDEETLLTPLRQTADALTQALKALPDDTSIHAGPYSEARG, translated from the coding sequence ATGAGAACGGTGTCGCACGGTCATGATAAACCGGCGGGAAACCAAAGCCTACTGCGGGGATTTCTGCTGCTTGAGATTTTAAGCAATTACCCGAACGGGTGCCCACTGGCGCATTTGGCCGGGCTGGCGCGGCTTAACAAAAGCACCGTGCATCGCCTGTTGCAGGGATTGCAGGCGTGTGGCTACGTTACCTCGGCTCCTGCTGCGGGCAGTTATCGTTTGACCACCAAGTTCATTACCGTTGGGCAGACATCGCTGGCGCCGCCGGAGGTGATCCGGCTGATCGCGCCGCCGCTGCAGGCGCTGAACGCCGCGACCGGAGAAACCGTCAATTTTTCCAGACGTGACGGCGATTACTGCATTCTGATCCACAAGCTGGAACCCATCACCGGTATGTTGCGCACCCGCGCTTATCTGGGGCAGCAGATGACCTTGTTCAGTTCGGCTATGGGGAAACTGTTTCTGGCCGACAACACCAAAGACGCGCTCTTTTCCTACTGGGCTCGCCATCAGCCGCATATCCGCAAACTGACCCCGTATACCATTACCGATCCGGGACACATGGCGCGGGAACTGGAAGACGTGCGTCAGCGTAAGATGGCGTTCGATCGGGAAGAGCACGAAGTCGGGGTGTCCTGCATGGCTGCGCCGGTATTTGATGCGCATCAGCGCGTGAAGTATGCCATTTCGTTATCGCTCTCTTCGGCCAAGCTGCGCCAAATCGATGAGGAAACCCTGTTGACGCCGCTGCGCCAGACCGCTGACGCGCTCACTCAGGCGCTGAAAGCCCTGCCCGACGACACGTCAATACACGCGGGTCCGTACAGTGAGGCGAGGGGATAA
- a CDS encoding methyl-accepting chemotaxis protein, which produces MKKFSQLTVFSKLLFGFSVLIVMMLLIGAVSIYQLSANNDRIDAYRDSRLPGVRYTLEMRGVLSELRLQQIQYISSKTPDEREGHRKELLQNQDVFLNAQANYARLVKSDAQDKQALFSQVTDNFKNFVDVNAKVIDAVNSEKLDDASKISGAVSSKYRTQLMKDLAKLVEMEIASGDQAAVESAEGYHTALYILSGLLLLAVIATGVIATLIARNLSRQLGGEPAYAVSIMNQIAAGNLNASITLRAGDTQSLLATMKNMNEKLADIMHNIVNGSESISLAASEIAQGNNDLSQRTEEQAASLVQTSSNMQQITETVKRNADNAHQASELARQTSQTAVHGGNVVDDMLKRMHEISDSSQKIVNIISVIEGIAFQTNILALNAAVEAARAGEQGKGFAVVAGEVRNLAQKSASAAKEIKTLIEGTVEKITDGSRHADTASHAMEEIVSSVTKVTDIVAEISMASNEQHQGIKEIGVAIDQMDRVTQQNAALVEQAATAAQSMTEQGEQLRDSVRFFHLEAQQSSLRLN; this is translated from the coding sequence ATGAAAAAATTCTCGCAATTAACCGTCTTTTCCAAGCTGCTGTTCGGCTTTTCCGTGCTGATCGTAATGATGCTGCTGATTGGCGCCGTTTCCATCTACCAACTCAGCGCCAATAATGATCGTATCGATGCCTACCGCGACAGTCGCCTGCCGGGGGTACGCTATACGTTGGAAATGCGTGGCGTCCTGTCTGAATTGCGTCTGCAGCAGATACAGTACATCTCCTCCAAAACGCCCGACGAGCGAGAGGGCCACCGCAAGGAACTGTTGCAGAATCAGGACGTGTTTCTGAACGCCCAGGCTAATTACGCCAGGCTGGTGAAAAGCGACGCGCAGGACAAACAAGCGCTGTTCAGTCAGGTAACGGATAATTTCAAGAATTTCGTGGACGTCAACGCCAAGGTGATTGACGCGGTCAACAGTGAAAAACTGGACGATGCCAGCAAGATCAGCGGCGCGGTTTCGTCTAAATATCGCACCCAGTTGATGAAGGATCTGGCGAAGCTGGTGGAAATGGAGATCGCCAGCGGCGATCAGGCCGCCGTTGAATCAGCAGAGGGTTATCACACCGCGCTCTATATATTGTCCGGTTTGTTGCTGTTGGCAGTGATCGCGACCGGCGTCATCGCCACCCTGATTGCTCGTAACCTGTCCCGTCAGCTTGGCGGCGAGCCGGCTTACGCGGTATCGATCATGAATCAGATCGCCGCCGGCAACCTCAATGCGTCCATTACTCTGCGCGCTGGCGACACCCAGAGCCTGCTGGCCACCATGAAGAACATGAATGAAAAGCTGGCCGACATCATGCACAACATCGTGAACGGCAGCGAATCCATCTCGCTGGCGGCCAGCGAAATCGCTCAGGGCAACAACGACCTGTCGCAGCGTACCGAGGAACAGGCGGCGTCGCTGGTGCAGACCTCCTCCAACATGCAGCAGATCACCGAAACCGTGAAACGCAACGCCGACAACGCCCATCAGGCCAGCGAACTGGCGCGTCAGACGTCGCAAACCGCAGTGCACGGCGGCAACGTGGTGGACGATATGCTCAAGCGTATGCATGAGATCTCCGACAGCTCGCAGAAAATCGTCAATATTATCTCGGTGATCGAAGGCATCGCCTTCCAGACCAACATTCTGGCGCTCAACGCCGCGGTGGAAGCGGCGCGAGCCGGTGAGCAAGGCAAGGGATTCGCCGTCGTCGCCGGGGAAGTACGCAACCTGGCGCAGAAGAGCGCTAGCGCCGCCAAAGAGATCAAAACGCTGATCGAAGGTACGGTGGAGAAAATCACCGATGGCTCCCGTCACGCCGACACCGCCAGCCACGCGATGGAAGAGATTGTCAGTTCGGTCACCAAAGTCACCGACATCGTGGCGGAAATCTCGATGGCTTCCAACGAACAGCATCAGGGTATCAAGGAAATCGGCGTCGCCATTGACCAAATGGACCGCGTGACCCAGCAGAACGCCGCGCTGGTCGAGCAGGCCGCCACCGCCGCCCAGTCCATGACGGAACAGGGCGAGCAGTTACGCGACTCCGTTCGCTTCTTCCATCTGGAAGCACAGCAGTCCTCGCTGCGCCTCAACTGA
- the rhaM gene encoding L-rhamnose mutarotase has product MLKKAFVMQVFPDCHEEYQRRHNPIWPELEAELKAHGAHHYSIFLDPARNLLFAYVEIESEERWNAIAQTDACQRWWKYMKEMMPANPDNSPVSTELSPVFYLA; this is encoded by the coding sequence ATGTTGAAAAAAGCCTTTGTGATGCAGGTCTTCCCGGATTGCCACGAGGAATACCAGCGTCGCCACAACCCAATCTGGCCTGAGCTGGAAGCGGAACTGAAAGCGCACGGCGCACATCACTACAGCATCTTTCTCGACCCGGCGCGCAACCTGCTGTTCGCGTATGTGGAAATCGAATCGGAAGAACGCTGGAATGCGATCGCGCAAACCGACGCCTGCCAGCGCTGGTGGAAATACATGAAAGAGATGATGCCCGCCAACCCAGACAACAGCCCGGTCAGCACCGAGCTCAGCCCGGTTTTTTATCTGGCGTAA
- the rhaD gene encoding rhamnulose-1-phosphate aldolase: protein MQALLTSWFVQGMIKATGDMWLKGWDERNGGNISLRLTTDDVTPFESDFYPQLRREALSQPMPELAGCWFIVTGSGKFFRNVQLDPADNLVLLQVDGDGRGYRIFWGLTHGGLPTSELAAHFQSHIVRMNVSGGRDRVIMHCHATNLIALSYVLELNSAAFTRELWEGSTECLVVFPDGVGIVPWMVPGTDAIGNATAEQMQHHSLVLWPFHGIFGTGPSLDDAFGLIDTAEKSAEVMVKVRAMGGKKQTISTEELIALGKRFSVTPMASALRIG from the coding sequence ATGCAAGCACTCCTCACCTCCTGGTTTGTACAGGGAATGATCAAGGCCACCGGCGATATGTGGCTCAAGGGCTGGGATGAACGCAACGGCGGCAACATCAGCCTGCGCCTGACCACAGACGACGTGACGCCGTTTGAAAGCGACTTCTATCCGCAGCTGCGGCGCGAAGCGCTATCCCAGCCGATGCCCGAACTGGCGGGCTGCTGGTTTATCGTCACCGGTTCCGGCAAGTTCTTTCGCAACGTCCAACTGGATCCGGCCGACAATCTGGTGCTGTTGCAGGTGGATGGCGACGGCCGCGGTTACCGTATTTTCTGGGGGCTGACTCACGGCGGCCTGCCGACCTCGGAGCTGGCGGCGCATTTTCAGTCGCACATTGTGCGCATGAACGTCAGCGGCGGGCGGGATCGGGTGATCATGCATTGCCACGCCACCAACCTGATCGCCCTGAGCTACGTGCTGGAACTGAACAGCGCGGCGTTTACCCGCGAGCTGTGGGAAGGCAGCACCGAATGTCTGGTGGTGTTTCCGGACGGTGTGGGCATTGTGCCGTGGATGGTGCCGGGTACCGACGCCATCGGCAACGCCACCGCCGAACAGATGCAACACCACTCGCTGGTGCTGTGGCCGTTTCACGGCATTTTCGGCACCGGGCCATCGCTGGATGACGCCTTCGGGCTGATCGACACCGCCGAAAAGTCGGCGGAAGTGATGGTCAAGGTGCGCGCGATGGGCGGGAAAAAGCAGACGATCTCGACCGAAGAGTTGATAGCACTCGGCAAACGGTTTAGCGTCACGCCGATGGCGTCCGCCTTACGTATCGGGTAA
- a CDS encoding L-rhamnose isomerase has product MNTAIETAWQLARERYARLNIDVDAALRQLDQIPVSIHCWQGDDVTGFEQGSGALTGGIQATGNYPGKARNAAELRADLEQAFRQIPGPKRLNLHAIYLESETPVARNAIEPHHFSRWVAWAKEHQLGLDFNPTCFSHPLSSDGFTLSHPDENVRRFWIEHCQASRRISAYFGRELGTASVMNIWIPDGMKDLTVDRLAFRQRLLASLDDVIAEKLDPAHHIDAVESKLFGLGAESFTVGSGEFYLGYATSRQTALCLDAGHFHPTEVISDKISSASLFVPRLLLHVSRPVRWDSDHVVLLDDETQAIAHEVVRHRLFDRVHIGLDFFDASINRIAAWIIGTRNMKKALLRALLEPTDTLRTLEQNGDYTARLALLEEQKSLPWQAVWEHYCQQHDVTPGSDWLQSVRHYENTVLCQR; this is encoded by the coding sequence ATGAATACCGCGATAGAAACCGCCTGGCAGCTGGCCAGAGAACGTTACGCCCGACTGAATATTGATGTGGATGCCGCGCTGCGCCAGCTGGATCAGATTCCGGTCTCCATCCACTGCTGGCAGGGCGACGATGTCACCGGCTTCGAGCAAGGCAGCGGCGCGCTGACCGGCGGTATTCAGGCCACCGGCAACTATCCCGGCAAAGCGCGCAACGCCGCCGAATTGCGTGCCGACCTGGAGCAGGCGTTCCGCCAGATCCCCGGCCCGAAGCGGCTTAATCTGCACGCCATCTATCTGGAATCGGAGACGCCGGTGGCGCGTAACGCCATCGAACCGCACCACTTCAGCCGCTGGGTGGCCTGGGCCAAAGAACATCAACTGGGGCTGGATTTCAACCCTACCTGTTTTTCGCACCCGCTCAGCAGCGACGGCTTCACCCTGTCGCACCCGGATGAAAACGTGCGCCGTTTCTGGATTGAGCACTGTCAGGCCAGCCGTCGTATTTCCGCTTATTTTGGGCGTGAACTGGGCACTGCTTCGGTGATGAATATCTGGATCCCGGACGGCATGAAGGATCTTACCGTGGATCGGCTGGCGTTCCGGCAGCGGCTGCTGGCGTCGCTGGACGACGTGATCGCTGAAAAGCTGGATCCGGCACACCACATCGACGCGGTGGAGAGCAAGCTGTTCGGGCTGGGCGCAGAGAGTTTTACCGTCGGCTCCGGCGAGTTTTATCTGGGCTACGCCACCAGCCGCCAGACCGCGCTCTGTCTCGACGCCGGTCACTTCCATCCTACCGAAGTGATTTCCGACAAAATCTCCAGCGCCAGCCTGTTCGTACCGCGCTTGCTGCTGCACGTCAGCCGCCCGGTGCGCTGGGACAGCGACCACGTGGTGCTGCTGGACGACGAAACCCAGGCCATCGCCCATGAAGTCGTACGCCACCGGTTGTTCGACCGGGTGCATATCGGGCTGGATTTCTTCGATGCTTCCATCAACCGCATCGCCGCCTGGATTATCGGCACCCGCAACATGAAAAAAGCGCTGCTGCGCGCGTTGCTGGAACCCACCGATACCCTGCGCACGCTGGAGCAAAACGGCGACTACACCGCCCGGCTGGCGCTGCTGGAAGAGCAAAAATCGCTGCCGTGGCAGGCGGTGTGGGAACACTACTGCCAGCAGCATGACGTCACGCCCGGCAGCGACTGGTTGCAGTCCGTGCGTCATTACGAAAACACCGTTCTCTGTCAACGTTAA